Genomic segment of Populus nigra chromosome 14, ddPopNigr1.1, whole genome shotgun sequence:
tatatcacaaataatatttttttaaatcatttttgatatcagcatatcaaaatgatttaaaaacataaaaaaatattaatttaaaaaaaaattaaaaattttttaaaaaatatttttaaaacataaaaacaaaaggagtttAGTCATATTCAAATGAGATCCTACCAAGtcatctttaataattttttaaaatttttattcaaaaatatatcatttcaactttttaaatttttttacctgttattttttactttttaagaaaacttaaacaagtcattttaaaataaatatgagttGACCAATTAATATGGAAGTTGACCCACAATCAAGATCTTGGTTTGAGTAtgataactattaaaaaaaaaactaattgtcCAGTCAACGTGCATGGAGGCCTATGatactattcattataataatataattataaaatcatcaGAAACCTTTGAACTAATCTTTCAAGTAGGGTGATTTTTTCACCCTAACACAAATACTTATAACAGGTTATATAAGGTTAAATTAGTCGTTTCCTATATATGTATGGCCAGACAATAATTATATCCTTGAGTTTTTATTGAATTCTATAActctaattataaataaatttttatatctcttaccatatagtaaaataaaaataaaattaattcaatctaaGAAGTTCACAACTCACATCATGAATTTAACAAATTGATTAAAACAATCCTGgcctatttcttttttttttcttgcttttgattttttttttagatctatccaatcaaaaaaatcacatctcaacaatatttttcaaatatgaattttcatacaaagtttaataataatggcCATTTTCCAACATAGGAGAGGGATGTTTGATATTAAACtgtaaaatgcttttaaaattatttttttgcttgaatatattaaaacaatttttttctcagatttggtggtttttatttttcatattagcaaatcaaaatcataaaaaaaatatcaaattaatatttttttaaactaaaaacattttaaaaaaaaacatctaaaaccaAAATAACCTAGATTAAGAGGctcacaatattattttatattactgTTCTCAACTTAAAGAAAAGGTAGAAAGGATCACGtaatttttcaagttataaTTTACTGCAAGGAACACAAACATCTATAGAACGCCAGCAACCTTTATTCTGACAAGGGATCCAGTGGTCATACATATTAAATCCACACAGCGAGCAACCTTTATTCCGGTGAAAGATCCGGTGGTTGTACATGCTAAATCCACATCACACACAAAGAAGCGAATCCACTTATAAAATGCAGAAAGCAGAATATCCTGAAATAAAGTTGAGGACGACACAAGCTCTACCATGCGAGACGTGTAAACTAGGTATCCTAGCAATTAGCTCGCTACTTCTTAGAAACCATGAATCTTGATACTTTCCTTCTTCACAATGCCAGCCTGTTCACAGAGAGTAAACGAAGATTTTTCATTGATGGTTGCTAAATATACAAGTACTTTGTCTAGAACAAGACCAGGATGTGTTTGTTACCTGCACGAGGAAGGTGGATACGTTCTTCCTTTGATCACCCTGAAGTTGAATGACCTGCAGCCACGCACAAAAGCAGTGCTCACACTAAATTATTTCGGCAGaaagatatttaatatatcCAAACCAGGCTTGTGCACTGGTATTTAGTGCAAGCACAAGACGGCCGATTAAAGGTTACACACATCCTTGCCGACACTCTCTTCATGTTGGTACAGCTTACTAGTTACCAATTGAAATGCGCTAGTAAAGACTATTGCTAATACAATAATTCCAAATGTTTGAACAGATGTGGTGTTTCTCTATTCCATGCCAAATGAGAAACCAAGGTCCATGCTGCAAAGTGTTCATTCTCTGGGTTGGTCTAGATATCAAATTCAAACCAACTGTAAGAGATAACGATGGAAATTTCTAagcaagaaaaggaatataggaATGTCAGAGACAGCCACCAACATGCAATGGATCTTTCCACAGGGGATGCATGGGTAATCGAGAATCTAATACCCCCccataatatcaaaaaatatgtaGCTTTAGAGGATCCTTATTTTCAAAGAAGATATTCTGTAATACTTTACACGTCATTTTTCAAACAGTATGAATAGCATAAGAGCTGAGGACTGCATGTAATCACCCCTTGTTTGCAGCAGCAGACCATGTACAGATTTATGATAATACCTCTCAAGGACATTCTGAAAACAACATAGATAGAAACAAACCTGGCCTAACTCAGGGTCCTGGACAACAGTTCCATTGCAGCAGAACTCTTTCTTGAGGTCTTTAAGTATCTTGTTGTAGCTATATTCCTTCTTCAACCCTTGAACAGTAGTCAGGCTTTTCCTCCCATTTCGCTGCTGTACGCGCACATGAACATAATCTTTTGTCCCAGCACCAGAGTCCTCAGCATTTGCCTCAGCGAAGGGATCTATTTCATCCATTGAAGAAACATTATTAgcataaacttctaatttcatcaGAACGCTAAACATATATTAatccaacaaataaaacatacCGAAAGCAGTTGGAATAGCGTTGTCGAATTCAGACATGAAAGAGAGATTCTGGAAGTAGAAAGTGAAACCAACAAACAATTCTTTGATATTAATCAAACTTCTGTGAGCTGAATCAAACagcagaaaacaaaattaatcaagatcCAGAAAAGTCTTAGAAGCTAAACAGGTCAAAACAAGcactaaaaatatttagagagaTGTAccactaaaaatatatagagcGATGTACTATCCAATTGTCAGttctaatttcataatttcAACAAACCAAGCAAGTAGAAAGTAAATTCCTTATTTTAGATGTATAGAAAGTAATCATGAaagatttcaagtttttaacaatgaattaaaataaaagaacaggTAAAATTTGTCAATCTTTAACAAATACGGCAACAAAAGAAAGTTACAATGACACCTCACTGAACTCAGTGCCAAATCCTAAAATACCTAAAGCATTTAGATATTATCCATACATCAGGTGGTTCTAGCTATGATCAGCTCCTCCATTTAACAAACAGATAATAGTATCTTGTACAGAATCATAGCCAAATTCCAGCAGACCACTcattgatttcatccttcacTGAAGTCCCTCCTCATGGTTGCTAATTATTCTCAAATAATGGTTTATCTtttcagaaacaaaattatttctcAACCTATTCCCGATCAAGCCACTGTGACACCTTATCATCAACAATTAGTCCAGATTATTATATCTAAAAAGCATGTTTCCTGTCAACTGCTCAACAAACATCTTTAAGTACTGGTTCTACTACATCACTACAGGCAGTTATGCCCTTCAATTCCATTCTTATATCGAGATGCTATGAACTTCAGTCACACACCACTCCATCATGACATCTGAGTCGCAAGTTTCATCATTTCTGATCAAAATTCTTTTAATCCAAACTTTAAATATTACTCCTAACTTGGAGATCACTCACCCTCACCCAACTATCACCTGAAAGTTTCAAACTTTACCTCAAAACTCATCattgacataaaaaagaaattgtatgGTTAATTCCAGGAACTGTGTTGTAACAGAAGAGATGAAAAACATAGAATGAAATCACATTAAAAGCACACAacataaccaagaaaaaaaaatccaaaacccaGATTCTGAAAACCAAAATTTAGATTAGTCAGTAAAAACGATCTCATTCAATTTCATGTTCAGCTTTTGCAAAACAAATGTTCATCAGCCTAAACCTCGATTTTTCTGCCTTCCTTTACCCGAATTCCTTATCAAACAAACAGACAAACATGCTCATCAtccgtaataaaaaaaatccttcaacaCCATGCAGAAAAAACTACCAAGATAATTAAAAAGTACATATTTTTCCGCAAAAACCAAGCAATAAAAATCACGaaccataataaaaacaaaaacccatcaCGAACAACAAACCAAAACTAAGATTATCCCAGTAACgaaacaatcaaaacaaaacacaaaattaaccaAAACCCAATATTTacatacaaacaacaaaaacaacgaTCATCAAATTCAAGCAACCAAAACAAACCCTTCAAAGAAACAAGCTAGAAAACGACTACGAATTATTACCTGAGAAAGATTGAGAATCGAAGCAAGGAGACAGAAGAACGATAGAGAATAGATGGGATTTCTTTCTATGGTTATTATGATTATATAGGGCGAGAGAGAAGATTTACTGACCACGCAAACTTCTTTGGGTCGGTAATCGGTATCTATATAAAGAAAACTGGGGTTTTCCTTGATAGTTGATACCGTACGTCTtaagtttaattataaaatccaaGTTTGActattagcttttatttttattttatttttaattttaaaactatattattttaataaaaaatattgattggcAAGCTCGAATTGGTTTTTATAACCTTTAAAGCATTATTTTATAACCTGAATTGATGACACATGACCCCGAGTCCACTTGAAATCTATCTTATGTTCTGTCAAATTCGATCAAAATTTAatcattaatattgttttaaattcttttaaataaaaattaaattagaggtttttttaaaaaaaatataattttaaaatttttaaaattatgaagctcaccCTCTAAACAATTTGCTATTTAATAATCCTACACCACCACGTAGATCTCCATCGTCCCCAATCACATCATTCTCACTGTTCCCGATCCCATCTCACCAGACCCAAAAAAGCAGATCCTTCAATCTTTTTACCCCACCgaaaatcacacaaaaaaaacccaactgCAAAGCCTGTTGCAACTGCAGCACCGATGTTTAAACCCCAGGACCAGTGGATGATGTATTTTCAGAGATATCAGTGCCATGGTTGATCTAGCAGTTGGTTCCCCTGATGGGATAGAGGGAAAGGTTGAGGCAGGACTTCCCATTACTAATGAATTAAATGGAGTAAGAGGAGATATTACAGGAGGTGCTGATGAGGCTGAGGCCCTAAATTACGaggtaaaaagaaaatggaggagGAGCAGATTGGGAACTGGAGTGGGAAGTCAGGATTTTTATCCCTAAATCAGAATGGCGTCGTTTATcattaaaatttcatgaaaaaaaaaatattcgggTTTCACTCGGTTCCGGTGAATCTGGCAGATCATTGAAGTTACGACAACCATAGGTATTAATCCCGGATTGCTCTCGCAGTTTGACTTGGAATCTAAGTAGCTGAACTGGTctagataagataaaaaatcagTATAGgtaaaaactcaataaaatctGTCGGTTAACTCTTGACCTGAGCAATCCAATAAAATTTAGTTGAAatgattatatatgaaaaaacacatttatataGATGAGGTAAAAGAttggaaaagataaaaatccaataaaatttgTCAGGCTAATTCTTGAGCCGAGCAATACAATAAAACCTGATTGAGATgattatttacaaaaaaaaaatataaaaaaagagatatgaaaaaacatatttatatataaaaaaatagatctcaAGTTTTATCAGGTGATCCACATCATAAATCAACCaagttttatatgatttttatcatTTCCAGTCTTTTACCTCATCTAAATTGGTGCAGCCACCAAGTTAATTGCTGGATTAATTTGGGTTTAATAAATATAGTTTCACAACTATGCTTTaaagatatcattttttttttgtcattgtcTATTTTTATATACGGTTCTGATTGCTTGGGTGTCTAGAATTTAACGGTGATGATGTTTGTGGACGAAGTCGGTTTTCGCCTTGTGGGCTGTTTCTACGGTTGAGATTGCTGGGTTCTAGAATTTAACGGTGTCGATGTTTTGATTATATAAAGTGAGAAAATGGGATTTCTTTCGTCGGTGATTATGATTattaaagagagagaagatCCGTTGACTGCACAAACTTCTTTGGGTCGGTATCCATATAAGGGAAACTTGGGGTTTTCCTGATGCCTCACGTTTTCGGTTTGAGAATACAAAGCATAACCAAAGTTTCAATTTAATCCGTTACTCAGGTAGTAAATCCCGGATTGACCACGATTCAAGTTTTGACTTCTTTTAAGGaaaattctaaatcaatttttgttagtttttttattaaattgataataagatGGGGAAGTGTTGTCAACGGACCaataaatacatttataaattaGTGAGAGagggtaattttaaaaaatatctatttgttTTAGAGCAACAAAGTAACATTAAAATACTATGGTTTTTAAGCGATCAATTGTTCAGTTTTATAGAACACCCGGTTTTTTGAAAGATCTTAAATTAGGCTTCAAAGATGTTATTTAagtcaattttgttatttttttttaattttatattagttttgaattttttgttggttttttttatgccgGGATTATAATTTTCCTTCCTATATTGTTCATATGAACTCCTATTAaagtttatatttaaaagtGAGATTAAGATTCAAgttgtatttgatattgtggtaacaattattttttaaatttagaaacatatcaaaataatatttttttaagtttttaaaatatatttttaaccacAGCATaacaaaactatttaaaagcactaaaaaaaattaatttaaaaaaaaaattaaaacaaacactACCTCAGTTTTCATTTATGCTTCTTTCTGCATCACCTTGCCAAATACTGGGTTGACAATCCTCTTCGGGCCAGTTTTAAAACCAGGCTTCTTTGGGCTCTGATTGCTCGAGGGTCTAGAATATTCTAATTGTGCTATGTTTGTGGGCCCCGTCATTCTTACCTCGTGGGCTGTTTCTACTGCTAGATTGCGTTCCAAATGTTTCTGAGAAAGCCTTAAAGTAGCCATAGGCCCAAAATAACATCCTACAGGCACAAGACGAAACTGAAGAAAGAATGGAATCACTAGAATTTGCTAGCTTGATTTGCCTGGATTATATATATGATCCACAGGcccaatatattaaaacttgacatttaatttaaatttatacatataataaCTGCCACATCATCACTTAAATACcatatcattatttaatattcatatcATAACTGTCACGTCATCATTTAAAGAATACATTAAACATATAAGGTCCTTGTCATACCTATCTTCTCTTTAAATcttacttaattattattattttaagagtCCGCGCgcgtgtattaaaaaaataaaaataaaatttaaataatatcattttaatttattcaaattaacctctttaatttatgattagatTCTAAATTCAGTTATAAATACGGctatatttaataactttgttatgTGAAATGTCTAATTTTATATACAGAATCCTATACAATTTGTAGTTTTATACctgttttttccttaaattttatttaattattattattttaagagtCCATACCCatacctgcatatatatatatatatatatatatatatatatatcttaaaaatataaaaataaaatttaaataatatcatttccatttattcaaattatcttttaatttataatctgaattctaaattcaattataaatgCGATCATGTTTAATAGAATGCCTAATTTTATACGCAGAATCGCATGCGATTTGTAGTCTT
This window contains:
- the LOC133672341 gene encoding protein translation factor SUI1 homolog; amino-acid sequence: MSEFDNAIPTAFDPFAEANAEDSGAGTKDYVHVRVQQRNGRKSLTTVQGLKKEYSYNKILKDLKKEFCCNGTVVQDPELGQVIQLQGDQRKNVSTFLVQAGIVKKESIKIHGF